Proteins found in one Clostridium kluyveri DSM 555 genomic segment:
- a CDS encoding nitrogenase component 1, translating to MDEIIEQPRHYCALGAQQSVLAIKGAIPILHSGPGCGIKLFDGLSVDSGYQGVGYSGGSSVPCTNTTEREVVFGGEQRLKQVIDGTLKVLKGDLFVVLTGCTSDIIGDDVGQVVSEYKDKGIPIVYAETAGFKGSNFKGHELVIEAIINQFVGEKPVKKEMGLVNVWSVLPYQDTFWCGNLSEVKKLLEGIGLKVNILFGTESGGVSEWETIPQAQFNLVLSPWVGLNTAKLLEKKYGTPYLHYPILPIGAKETSKFLRTVGDFAKLDKEKAEAFINEEEERFYYYIDRSIDFFIEFRYSVADRFSNITDSFYALGISKFLTNELGIVPGEQYITDDTPEQYRKSIEHEFEHLSNSTSAKVIFEVDGGKIHQRLRKYEYGNHTPLILGSSWDRDIVSELNGFGINISLPVKHRLVLNRTYVGYNGGLTLTEDIYSNILETYK from the coding sequence ATGGATGAAATAATAGAGCAGCCTAGACATTATTGTGCATTAGGTGCACAACAATCAGTACTAGCTATAAAAGGAGCTATTCCTATACTTCATTCAGGGCCAGGTTGTGGGATTAAACTTTTTGATGGTCTTAGTGTTGATTCAGGATATCAAGGAGTAGGTTATTCTGGTGGAAGTTCTGTGCCTTGTACAAATACTACGGAAAGAGAAGTTGTGTTTGGGGGAGAGCAGAGATTAAAGCAAGTAATAGATGGAACTCTTAAGGTCTTAAAAGGGGATTTGTTTGTAGTTTTAACAGGATGTACTTCTGATATAATAGGAGATGATGTAGGGCAAGTAGTAAGTGAATATAAAGATAAAGGCATACCTATAGTTTATGCAGAGACAGCAGGTTTTAAAGGAAGTAACTTTAAGGGTCATGAGTTAGTTATTGAAGCCATTATAAATCAGTTTGTAGGTGAAAAACCAGTAAAAAAAGAAATGGGATTAGTAAATGTGTGGTCTGTACTTCCCTATCAGGATACATTTTGGTGTGGAAATTTAAGCGAGGTAAAGAAATTACTTGAAGGAATAGGGCTAAAAGTGAATATACTTTTTGGTACAGAGTCCGGCGGCGTCAGTGAGTGGGAAACAATACCACAAGCACAGTTTAATTTAGTTTTATCACCTTGGGTGGGTTTAAATACTGCTAAATTATTAGAGAAAAAGTATGGTACTCCTTATTTGCATTATCCAATTTTGCCTATAGGTGCAAAGGAAACTAGTAAATTTTTAAGAACTGTGGGGGATTTTGCTAAGCTTGATAAAGAAAAGGCGGAAGCTTTTATAAATGAGGAAGAAGAGAGATTTTACTATTATATTGATAGATCAATAGACTTTTTTATAGAATTCAGATATAGTGTGGCAGATAGATTTTCTAATATAACAGATTCTTTTTATGCCCTTGGAATTAGTAAATTTTTAACCAATGAATTAGGTATTGTTCCAGGAGAACAATATATTACAGATGATACTCCTGAGCAATATAGAAAAAGCATAGAGCATGAATTTGAACATCTCTCAAATAGCACTTCTGCTAAAGTAATATTTGAAGTAGATGGAGGAAAAATACATCAAAGGTTGAGAAAATATGAATATGGCAATCATACTCCTCTGATTTTAGGGAGTTCATGGGATAGAGATATAGTGTCAGAATTAAATGGATTTGGAATAAATATATCTCTGCCAGTGAAGCATAGGTTAGTGCTAAATAGAACTTATGTGGGATATAACGGAGGATTAACTTTGACGGAGGATATATACAGTAATATACTGGAGACTTATAAATAG
- a CDS encoding YezD family protein, translating to MEKKIERKNQISEEYIRKIIESLKNISYGSITLVIQDGIVIQVETKEKIRLK from the coding sequence ATGGAGAAAAAAATTGAAAGGAAAAATCAGATTTCGGAAGAATATATAAGAAAAATAATTGAGTCATTGAAAAATATAAGCTATGGATCAATAACTTTGGTAATTCAAGATGGGATAGTGATTCAAGTGGAAACTAAAGAAAAAATAAGACTTAAATAA
- the sufC gene encoding Fe-S cluster assembly ATPase SufC yields MSNKLLEINNLKVKVEDKEILKGVNLEVGKGKVHAIMGPNGAGKSTLVNTIMGHPKYNMTAGDIIFEGKSISDLKVNERARCGIFMSFQYPQEIPGITVENFLRSAKISVSKKKIGILAFRKILKEKLELLRIDESYTRRYLNVGFSGGEKKKNEILQMAVLEPKLAMLDETDSGLDIDAVKIVSEGVSKLITNENSILIITHHNSILEYLKPDYVHILVDGKIVETGNASLAEEIEKSGYDKFKSLV; encoded by the coding sequence ATGTCAAATAAATTATTAGAAATAAACAATTTAAAAGTAAAGGTTGAAGATAAAGAGATATTAAAGGGAGTAAACTTAGAAGTTGGTAAAGGTAAAGTTCATGCCATAATGGGGCCAAATGGTGCGGGAAAATCTACACTTGTAAATACTATTATGGGCCATCCTAAATATAATATGACAGCAGGAGATATAATATTTGAAGGAAAGTCTATCAGTGACTTAAAAGTAAATGAAAGGGCAAGGTGTGGAATCTTTATGTCTTTTCAATATCCACAGGAGATACCAGGTATAACTGTGGAAAATTTCTTAAGAAGCGCAAAAATCTCAGTTTCTAAAAAGAAAATAGGCATTTTGGCATTTAGAAAAATTTTGAAGGAAAAATTAGAACTTTTAAGAATAGATGAAAGTTATACTAGAAGATATTTAAATGTAGGATTTTCTGGTGGAGAAAAGAAAAAAAATGAAATACTTCAGATGGCGGTACTTGAACCAAAACTCGCTATGCTAGACGAAACGGATTCGGGACTTGATATAGATGCAGTGAAAATAGTATCAGAAGGAGTAAGCAAGCTTATAACAAATGAGAATTCTATACTTATAATTACCCATCATAATAGTATTTTAGAGTATTTAAAACCAGATTATGTCCATATACTTGTAGATGGAAAAATAGTTGAGACTGGGAATGCATCTTTAGCTGAAGAAATAGAGAAAAGCGGATATGATAAATTTAAGTCTTTGGTATAG
- the sufB gene encoding Fe-S cluster assembly protein SufB, translated as MKKNKTYIKDIIRSIYDVKNKDKSVYKTDRGLTKEIIEEISHEKNDPAWMREFRLKALEIYDNMSMPSWGPDLTDLNMDNIVAYVRPDTDIKHNWRDVPKDIKNTFDLLGIPKAEQKSLAGVGAQYDSEVVYHNVSEDLKKQGVLYMDMETAIRDYEELVRPHFMKLVPPTDHKFAALHGAVWSGGSFVYVPQGVQVDIPIQSYFRLNAPGAGQFEHTLIIVEKGAKIHYIEGCSAPKYYVNNLHAGCVEVYIREGASLKYSTIENWSRNMYNLNTKRAIVDKNGHIEWVTGSFGSKVSMLYPMSILKGEGAKCDFTGITFAGANQYLDTGSKVVHAAPNTTSTVNSKSISKDGGVAIYRGLLSSTKNAVNSKSSVSCESLMLDSKSRSDTIPVINVSNNNVDIGHEAKIGRISEDAIFYLMSRGLTEEEAKGMIVTGFVEPIAKELPLEYAVEMNNLIKVELKGTIG; from the coding sequence TTGAAAAAAAATAAGACTTATATAAAAGATATAATAAGAAGTATTTATGATGTAAAGAACAAAGATAAATCTGTTTATAAAACGGATAGAGGGCTTACAAAGGAGATAATAGAGGAAATATCTCATGAAAAAAATGATCCAGCTTGGATGAGGGAATTTAGGCTTAAGGCTTTGGAGATATATGATAATATGTCAATGCCATCTTGGGGACCTGATTTAACAGATCTAAATATGGATAATATAGTTGCCTATGTAAGACCAGATACTGACATAAAACATAATTGGAGAGATGTTCCTAAGGATATAAAAAATACTTTTGATTTGCTGGGTATACCTAAAGCAGAGCAAAAATCACTAGCAGGAGTGGGTGCTCAATATGATTCTGAAGTTGTTTACCATAATGTAAGTGAGGATTTGAAAAAACAAGGTGTACTATATATGGATATGGAAACAGCCATAAGAGATTATGAAGAATTGGTCAGACCTCATTTTATGAAACTTGTACCTCCAACGGATCATAAATTTGCTGCACTTCATGGAGCGGTCTGGTCTGGTGGATCTTTTGTATATGTTCCACAGGGAGTGCAGGTTGATATTCCGATTCAATCTTATTTTAGGTTAAATGCCCCAGGAGCGGGACAATTTGAACATACCCTTATAATAGTTGAAAAAGGAGCGAAAATTCATTATATAGAGGGCTGCTCTGCACCTAAATATTATGTGAATAATCTACATGCAGGTTGTGTAGAAGTTTATATAAGAGAAGGAGCTTCATTAAAGTATAGTACCATAGAGAATTGGTCCAGAAATATGTATAATTTAAATACAAAAAGGGCAATAGTAGATAAAAATGGTCATATAGAATGGGTAACAGGCTCCTTTGGCTCTAAAGTGTCAATGCTGTATCCTATGAGTATATTAAAAGGCGAAGGGGCAAAATGTGACTTTACAGGGATAACTTTTGCAGGTGCTAATCAGTATTTAGATACAGGTTCAAAGGTAGTTCATGCAGCGCCAAATACTACATCTACTGTAAATTCAAAGTCCATATCTAAAGATGGAGGTGTTGCTATTTATAGAGGACTTTTAAGTTCTACAAAAAATGCAGTTAACTCAAAATCAAGTGTATCTTGTGAATCACTCATGTTGGATAGTAAGTCCAGATCAGATACCATACCTGTTATAAATGTATCCAATAATAATGTAGACATAGGACATGAAGCTAAAATAGGAAGAATAAGTGAGGATGCTATTTTTTATCTTATGAGTAGAGGACTCACAGAGGAAGAAGCAAAGGGTATGATAGTCACAGGTTTTGTAGAACCTATAGCGAAAGAACTTCCACTTGAGTATGCTGTA